CCCTGTATAGTGGACGATAGCGGCCAGATTCAGGGTCGAGGAGATAAAAAAACCAACGACATAAGCTACGGCCGTTCCTTTAAGCCCCCACTGAGGTGAAGCCGTTAAAATGAAAAGTATTGGTATCCGAATGACAGCGGAAATGATGGAATGGATCACCGGGAGCTGGACCTTGCCTAATCCTTGCAGAATTCCTGTAGAGGTTTGCTGAAGGTAGGAAAAGATCCCACCTAAGGCAAGGATGCGCAGAATGCTGTTGGTGCCTTCGCTTTTAAAAAAGGCGCTGAAAGGCTCAGCAAAGAAAAAGAGGATCACTAAACTGGGGACCCCGATAAAAATGGTCATCCGTAAAGCTTGGGCACTGCGGAGCTTAACCGTTTGGAATTGCTTTCGGGCGGCCGCTTCGGAAATGGCAGGAACCAAAGAGGTTGCCAGGGCAAAGGTGAAGACGCTGGGGAAATTAAGGAGAGTAAACACAGCCCCGCCCAGTTGTCCGAAAAGAGTGGTGGCTTCTCGGGCTGTATAACCAGCTAGTTGCAGCCGTTGTGGTATCAGCATGGCATCCACCGTGGATAACCCGCTGGAAAAGAGCCTGCCGATCGTCACTGGATAAGCTAGGTGGAAAAGTTCTTTCATGGTTTGAATCGGATGTAGGGATTCATCCTGGTGGGAGGACTTTTTTGTTTTTTGGAGTTTATACTGAAGAATAATGATACATAAGCCGATGATTTCTCCTGATAACATTCCCAAGGCCAAACCGGAAGCGGCCCATTCGATCCCTCTGGGCAATAAGGTGTAAGCTGAGAAAAATCCTACACTGACCCGCACCAGTTGTTCACAGATCTGACTGAGTGCAGTGGGAAGCATATTCTGCATGCCCTGAAAATACCCGCGAAAGGCTGAGGAAACAGAGACCACAAAGATCGCCGGTGTGCAGATCAAAAAAAGCCTTAGAACACGGGGATCGGGAAAGAAACGCTCCGCCAGGAGAGGAGAAATAATGTAGAGGGTCACGGAGATAACCAGCCCTGAACAGGTCAATAAAAGAAGAGAGGTACGAAATATGGAGCGGGCACGGGAATAATTCTGCAAAGATACTGCTTCGGAGATCATTTTCGAAACCGCCAAGGGGATGCCCGCAGTGGTAAAGACTAAAGCAAACATATACATAGGGAAGACCATATTGAATAGTCCAAAGGCCTCTCCGCCAATATGGGTCATGATTAAGTATTGATAAATAAAACCTAACACCCGATTGAGAAAGTTTGCCGCCAAGAGAATGACAGCCCCATAAATAAAGGTCCTTTTGGCCATATTCCTCTCCAACCCCCTGGTCCCACTTATCCTGACTAACTTTATGCCAGAAGAAGGAAAGTGATGACAATTTATTCTAAGGAGCAGGAAGGTAGGAAATTGGGTTGTCAATATCGAATATCCACACAGAGGATAGCTCAAGCTTTAGGTGATATGCTTTCACCTAAAGCAAGTTTCCTATATGTTTTTTAAGTTATGGAATATTTGAAAAGGATTTTTATAGTTAGTGGAGAAATATTTAATTATTGTTGATTTTAAGATAATTTTTTGTAAAGTGAATACTGTTCCAGAAATTGGGCATTCTACCTCCGAATGGAGGGGTTGCCAGTGTGGACACTCATCAAAAATGCCAAACTATTCGCACCGGAGCCGCTGCAGGAGCGGGATCTACTCCTTGTAGGGAATCGAATCGCCGCCCTTGGCGATGACCTGTCCCTTCCATCTTATGCTAAGGGTGAGGTGTATGACCTTCATGGACATTACCTCGTTCCCGGTTTTATCGACGCTCATGTCCATATCTGCGGAGGAGGAGGAGAAGCGGGGCCCAGCTCCAGAACTCCTGAGGTTCAACTTTCTCAACTGACGCGGGCCGGGATAACCACTGTGGTAGGTTGCTTGGGAACGGATTCTATCTCCCGTTCCATGGAAGAGCTCTTGGTTAAGGCAAATGCCTTGGAAGAAGAAGGATTAACGTGCTTTGTCTATAGCGGCGGTTATCAAGCCGATCGTATGATCTTTGATACCTTGCGCAAAGACTTAGTCTTAATCGATAAAGTGATAGGGGCGGGTGAAATCGCCATTTCTGACCATCGTTCCGCCCAACCTCAAAAATCTGAGCTGGAGCATCTTGCTGCGGAAGCTCGAGTAGGGGGGATGCTAGGAGATAAAGCGGGAGTTGTTCATATTCACCTGGGTGAAGGGAAGAGAGGTTTGTCCCCAATTCTAAAAATAATTGAGGAAACTGAAATTCCGATCAGCCAATTCATGCCAACTCATATCAATCGAAAGGAAACGCTCTTAGAGCAGGGAGTAGAGTTTCTCAAAGCAGGTGGCACAATTGATTTAACAGCAGGTTGCGATGATTTTGAACCGCATTTACAGGTTCCTTTCGTTTTAAAAGCCCTTTACGAGCAGGGATTGCTGAATGACCGTGTGACGGTTACTTCAGACGGAAATGGCAGCCTTCCTCAGTTTAACGAGGCTGGAATCCTTGTCGGCATGGGCATAGGATCCGTTCATGTTCTTTGGCGCGATATCCGGGAAGCTGTGCTCCGGTACGGCATACCCCTTGATACCGCTCTGAGAACCATTACTTCCAATCCCGCCCGTATTCTACAATTAAAAAACAAAGGCATGATTCGGGAAGGCTTTGACGGTGATTTGGTGGCCTTGTCCGATGACTTGATGATTGAGCAGGTGTGGGCTAAGGGAAGAGTTATGATTCGTAACCGTAAACCTGTTGTTTTGGGGGTATATGAGACATCATTGGCGAGTCATCTTCAGACTGTAGAAACTCCACGATTAGTCAAAGGTTAGACCTTTTCTAATACATTTTAAGGAGGTTGATTTGTCTTGAAGACCTATGACACTATGAATCTACGCAACATTTGCCTTGTAGGGCACGGAGGGGCAGGGAAGACGTCTTTGACAGAAGCTTGTCTCTTTAACTCAGGTGCGGTTACCCGTATGGGGAAAGTGCCTGAGGGAAACACTATGTCGGATTCTTTGCCAGAAGAGATTAAACACAAGGTTTCGATCAGTACGAGTCTTGTTCCTGTTGAATGGCAGGGATGTAAAATCAATGTCCTTGATACTCCGGGATATTCTGATTTTTTTGGTGAGGTTAAGTCTGCCCTTCGGGTGGCAGAGAGCGGGGTCGTTGTTCTGTGCGGTGTATCAGGTCTTGAGGTACAAGCTGAGCTTATCCTTGACTTGATGGAAGAGCAGAAGTTGCCCCGCGTTATTTTTATTAATAAATTAGAGCGCGAGAATGCTAATTTTGAAAAGGTTCTGAACCAACTCACAGAAGCTTTCCCTAATATGCGTTTTGCCCCCTTAACTCTTCCTATAGGTCATGAAGATCAGTTTCAAGGTGTCGTAGATATTATCGAGCAAAAGGCGTATATCTATGAAAACAATGCCAGTGGGAAATATACAGTTAAGGATATTCCGTCAGATCTTTTATCTGATGTCGAACACTATCGAGAAATATTAGCTGAGGCGGTAGCCGAGGCTGATGACGATATATTGACAAAATATCTGGATGGCGAAACTTTAAGCGATGACGACCTTCGCCAAGCTTTGAAAAGCGCTTTGGAAAAGGATTTAACCGTTCCGGTCCTTGCGGGTTCAGCTCTCAAAAATGTCGGGATTGGAAATTTGCTCGACTTCTTTGTTCAATACGCCCCGGTTCCCCAAACTAAAGAAGAGAAAAGCGCCCTGATCTTTAAAACCCTGGCCGACCCCTATGTTGGTAAGATGAGTTTTATCAGGGTCTATGGAGGAAAGCTCCAAGGGGACAGTATGGTGTATAATGCTCAAAAAGAAAAAGAAGAAAAGATCAGCACTCCTTTTATTCTGCGGGGAAAAAACCAAGACCCGGTTCAGGTCGTCCCGGCGGGAGATATCGCCGTTGTAGCTAAACTTCAGGATGCAGCTACTGGTGATACCCTATGCGCCAAGGAGAATCCTGTGCAATTGGAGGGCATCGATTTACCTGTGCCCCGTTTGCCTGTAGCCATCGCCCCTAAGAGCAAGGGAGATGAAGATAAACTGGGGAGTGCCCTGGCCCGCTTGGCGGAAGAGGACCCCACCATGCGTGTGGAGAAGAATGTGGAAACCAAAGAATTGATTCTCTACGGTATGGGTGAAATGCATGTTGAAATCCTGATGGAGAAGCTGCAACGGAAATTTGGCGTTGGCGTAGAGATGAAAGTTCCCCGGGTTCCCTATCGGGAAACCATTAAAAAGCCGGTTAAAGTGGAAGGAAAACACAAAAAGCAAAGCGGCGGTCATGGACAATATGGGCATGTCTGGATCAATATGGAGCCTCTCATGGACGGCGAGTTTGAATTTGCCGAGGAAGTATTCGGAGGTGCTGTACCCAGACAATACTTCCCTGCTGTAGAAAAGGGAATTCGAGAAGCTATGGCGGAAGGAGTGCTGGCCGGATATCCTGTCACTGGATTCAAGGTGACGTTGACCGATGGCTCATACCATAGTGTGGATTCTTCCGAAATGGCCTTTAAGCTGGCTTCCATTATGGCCTTCCGTAAAGGGGCAGAAATGGCGAAACCTACTTTGCTGGAGCCGATTTCTGAGGTTGAGATTAGGGTGCCGGAAGCCTACATGGGTGATGTTATCGGTGATATCAACGGCAAACGGGGCAAGGTCTTGGGAATGGAGGCCGATGGTAGATTCCAGGTGATTAAAGCTCATGTGCCGCAATCGGAAATGATGCGCTATGCCATTGATTTAAAATCCATGACCCAAGGGCGAGGCAGCTTCGATATCCGATTCTTAAAATACGATGAAGTACCTTCTAAAATCAGTGAAGGAATTATCAATGAGCTTAAAGCGGCCCAGGGAAGCTAATTAGGGTTATATAGCGCTTAATCAACAGTCAGGTAGTTACCTGGCTGTTTTCTTTTTTTTGTTAATTAAAACTAAAGATTAATAAAAAATTCCTAATTTTAAGAAGGGTATTTACAAAATGCGTTGAATATTCAAATTATTGTATGAATTATATAAATATATATTATATAAAATTGAGGGAAAAAGAGTGGAGGGCTCAACTGTGGGACAACAGCCAAAAAGGGTGGAGATAAGGGATAGTAGGCGCATAGAAGAAGAACTTAAAGTGCTCTACAATTCGATTCAAGAAGCCATTGAGGTCGCAGGCAAAGACGGAACCATTCAATATGTCAACCCGTATTTCAGTCGTTTAACAGGCATATCTCCTTATGAACGAATCGGTAAGAACATCTTCGAACTCTCACCGGAGGGGGCACTGGCAAGAGTACTGAGGACCCATGAACCAATCTATGCACATCGTTCCACGATGGAAGAGTGTGACATCGAAATCATTGCCAATGCTTACCCCATTGTCATCGAAGGTAATATCGAAGCGGCCCTGGTGGTGTTTCAGCAACTGACGGAGACCTCCAGGCTGGGCGAAGAAATCGAGGCAGCGAAACAGATGATTCAAGCTCTTACAACCCGGGTGGATCAGATGGCATCCAGTTCTTATACTTTTGATGATGTTTTGGGGAGTCACCCGGATTTTGCTTTTATTCGGAATAAGGCACGGCGCTCGGCTGAAACCCATTCGCCCATTATGATCATGGGTG
The window above is part of the Desulfitobacterium chlororespirans DSM 11544 genome. Proteins encoded here:
- the iadA gene encoding beta-aspartyl-peptidase, producing MWTLIKNAKLFAPEPLQERDLLLVGNRIAALGDDLSLPSYAKGEVYDLHGHYLVPGFIDAHVHICGGGGEAGPSSRTPEVQLSQLTRAGITTVVGCLGTDSISRSMEELLVKANALEEEGLTCFVYSGGYQADRMIFDTLRKDLVLIDKVIGAGEIAISDHRSAQPQKSELEHLAAEARVGGMLGDKAGVVHIHLGEGKRGLSPILKIIEETEIPISQFMPTHINRKETLLEQGVEFLKAGGTIDLTAGCDDFEPHLQVPFVLKALYEQGLLNDRVTVTSDGNGSLPQFNEAGILVGMGIGSVHVLWRDIREAVLRYGIPLDTALRTITSNPARILQLKNKGMIREGFDGDLVALSDDLMIEQVWAKGRVMIRNRKPVVLGVYETSLASHLQTVETPRLVKG
- the spoVB gene encoding stage V sporulation protein B, translating into MAKRTFIYGAVILLAANFLNRVLGFIYQYLIMTHIGGEAFGLFNMVFPMYMFALVFTTAGIPLAVSKMISEAVSLQNYSRARSIFRTSLLLLTCSGLVISVTLYIISPLLAERFFPDPRVLRLFLICTPAIFVVSVSSAFRGYFQGMQNMLPTALSQICEQLVRVSVGFFSAYTLLPRGIEWAASGLALGMLSGEIIGLCIIILQYKLQKTKKSSHQDESLHPIQTMKELFHLAYPVTIGRLFSSGLSTVDAMLIPQRLQLAGYTAREATTLFGQLGGAVFTLLNFPSVFTFALATSLVPAISEAAARKQFQTVKLRSAQALRMTIFIGVPSLVILFFFAEPFSAFFKSEGTNSILRILALGGIFSYLQQTSTGILQGLGKVQLPVIHSIISAVIRIPILFILTASPQWGLKGTAVAYVVGFFISSTLNLAAIVHYTGMPVDLREFLLHPLMGGIGMMLAFRLLHPFFSFHPLAFLLEIILGAVLYFAILFLNGGINRDDLQRIPWVGKFLR
- the fusA gene encoding elongation factor G gives rise to the protein MKTYDTMNLRNICLVGHGGAGKTSLTEACLFNSGAVTRMGKVPEGNTMSDSLPEEIKHKVSISTSLVPVEWQGCKINVLDTPGYSDFFGEVKSALRVAESGVVVLCGVSGLEVQAELILDLMEEQKLPRVIFINKLERENANFEKVLNQLTEAFPNMRFAPLTLPIGHEDQFQGVVDIIEQKAYIYENNASGKYTVKDIPSDLLSDVEHYREILAEAVAEADDDILTKYLDGETLSDDDLRQALKSALEKDLTVPVLAGSALKNVGIGNLLDFFVQYAPVPQTKEEKSALIFKTLADPYVGKMSFIRVYGGKLQGDSMVYNAQKEKEEKISTPFILRGKNQDPVQVVPAGDIAVVAKLQDAATGDTLCAKENPVQLEGIDLPVPRLPVAIAPKSKGDEDKLGSALARLAEEDPTMRVEKNVETKELILYGMGEMHVEILMEKLQRKFGVGVEMKVPRVPYRETIKKPVKVEGKHKKQSGGHGQYGHVWINMEPLMDGEFEFAEEVFGGAVPRQYFPAVEKGIREAMAEGVLAGYPVTGFKVTLTDGSYHSVDSSEMAFKLASIMAFRKGAEMAKPTLLEPISEVEIRVPEAYMGDVIGDINGKRGKVLGMEADGRFQVIKAHVPQSEMMRYAIDLKSMTQGRGSFDIRFLKYDEVPSKISEGIINELKAAQGS